ATGAATAGTATAGAAAAAATGAAAAAAAATGGAACTTTCGATACTTTATCTAAAAAAGAACGATTATTAATAAATAGATTATATGCAAAATTATACAGAAATTTAGGAAGTATTTCTTTTATGAATCATCTTCCAGGTGGTATTTTTTTAATAGATCCATTGAAAGAAAAAATAGCTTTATCAGAATCTATAAAATTAAATATTCCTATTTTTGCTATGGTAGATACAAATACAGATCCAAATGGGATAGATTATCCTATACCATCCAATGATGATTCTTCTAAATCTATTGATATGATTTTACAATTTATTACAAAATCAATTCAACAAGGTCTTTTATTATTAAAAAACAATGAACGTGAAGAAAAAGAATTTATAAACGAAAAATTATGAAAATTTCAATTTTTCAAATTTATAAATTAAGAAAAATTACTGGTATTGGAATAATGGATTGCAAGATTGCTTTAACCAAAACAAATGGAAATTTTGAAAAAGCTATCGATTTTTTAAGAAAAAAAGGAGAAAAAATAGCTATAAATCGTTCTTCTTTGAAAGTTAAAGAAGGTGCAGTTATATCTTTTATAAATGTAGATCAAACATCTGGTACTATTATTGGTTTAAGTTGTGAAACCGATTTTCTTTCCAGAAGTTCGGATTTTTTAAATTTTTTATCCAAATTATCTGAAAAATCATTTTTATACAATACAAAAGAAGATTTTTTATCTAGTTTAGATCATGGACAAAGTATTCGAGAAATGATTTTTGAAAAAATCAGTGTTTTTAATGAAAAATTAGAATTAAAGATATTTGAAAAAATAAATTCCCCATTTGTGATAAATTATACGCATAATAATAAAATAGCGTCTTTAGTTGGATTTTCTTCTGAAATTCAAAAATCAATTGCAAAAAATATTGCTATGCATATTACAGCTATGAATCCAATAGCTATAGATAAAAAAGAAATCCCAGAAAATTTAATGCAAAAAGAATTAGAAATTATTCGATTTCAGATAGAAAAAGAAAAACAACCAGATCAAATAAAGAAAAAAATAATTTTGGGAAAAATAAAAAAATTTATAATGGATAATACTTTATTGAATCAAAGATATATAAAAGATAACAAGATAACTATTCAAGAATATATGAATAGATCATTTTCGAAAAATATAAAAATAAATTCTTATAAAAGAATAAGTATTTCCTAAATGAAAAAATTGATATTGATAATTTTAGATGGATGGGGGTTAGCTTCTTCTGAAAAATATTATCGATCTGCTATTCATATGGCTAAAACCCCATTTATAGATTATTGTTATAAACATTATCCATTTAGTCAATTACAAGCATCTGGTTTATCTGTAGGATTACCAGAAGGACAAATGGGAAATTCAGAAGTAGGTCATATAAATTTAGGATCTGGTAGAAAAGTAATTCAAAGTTTAGAAGAAATAAATAATTCTATTCAAAATAAACTTTTTCAAAAAAAAGTAAATTCTATTTTTGATTATGTTTTGGATACTAAAAAAAGAATTCATTTTATTGGTTTATTATCAGATGGAGGAGTACATTCGCATATAAATCATCTTTTTTATTTGCTTAAAATAGTTCATCAAAAAAGGATCAAGAATGTTTTTGTACATGCATTTACAGATGGACGTGATACTTCTCCTAAAAAAGGAATTTTTTATTTAAAAAATCTTTTATCTTTTATGAAAAAAAATATTGGAAAATTATCTTCTGTTATTGGAAGATATTATTCAATGGATCGAGATAAAAGATGGGAAAGGACTAAAATAGCATATGATGCTATCGTTCATTCAAAAGGATATTATTGTAAATACGATAATATATTGAGATATATAGAAGATTCTTATAATAAAGGAATTACTGATGAATTTTTAAAACCTATAATAAGTATTGATAATTTTGGAAATCCTATTTCTAAAATAAAAAAAGAAGATGTAGTTTTTTGTTTTAATTTCCGTTCAGATCGATCAAGGCAATTAACAGAATTTTTAACAAATAATCTTGAAAAAAATTCGAAGAGTAATTCTCTATTTAAAATAGATGAATTAAATTTATATTATATAACTATGACTTGTTATAATCCTGAATATAAAAATGTTTATGTTCTTTTCAAGAAAAAAAATTTATCAAATACTTTAGGAGAAATATTAGAAAAAGAAGGGAAGAAACAAATTCGTATATCTGAAACCGAAAAATATCCACATGTTACTTTTTTTTTCTCAGGAGGACGTGAAATTCCATTTTTTGGAGAAACTCGTATTTTATGTAAATCTCCTAAAGTTAGTACTTATGACTTAAAACCTGAAATGAATGCAAAACAAATTGTAAATAAAATTATTCCTGAATTAAAAAGAAAAGAGGTTGATTTTATTTGTTTAAACTTTGCAAATCCAGATATGGTAGGTCATACTGGAAAAATGAAAGAAACAATAAAAGCATGTGAATTTGTTGATTATTGTACAAAAATTTGTTCCGAAGAAGCTATCAAAAATTCATATACAGTTATTATAGTTGGAGATCATGGAAATGCAGATTATATGATTAATTCTGATGGAAGTCCAAATACTTCTCATTCTAATTCTTTTGTTCCTTTTATTCTTTTAGATCAAATGTTTAAAAATAATAAAAATATTCTTTTAAAAAAAATTGCATCTTTATCAGATGTTACTCCTACTATTCTTCAATTAATGAATTTACCGAAACCTAATATGATGAACGGAATATCTATAATAAAAAAGATAATTAAATAGATAGATATATATATGGTTAAAACAATTGAAGAAATCATTCTTATAAAGAAAAGTGCTTTTTTAGCATCAAAAACATTAGGAATGTTGACAAAAAAAGTAAAACCAGGTATAAATACTCTTTATTTAGATAAACTTGCTGAAACTTTTATTCGTGATCATGGAGGGACTCCTGCTTTTTTAGGATTATATGATTTTCCAAATACTTTATGTGTTTCTCCAAATTACCAAGTTGTACATGGAGTTCCTAATCAAAATCCTTTATATGAAGGAGACATTTTATCTATAGATTGTGGTGTATATATGAATGGATTTTATGGCGAACATGCTTATACTTTTGAAGTTGGAAATGTTTCAAATAATATAAAAAAATTTCTTAATTGTTCCAAAAAATCTCTTTATATTGGATTATCTAAATGTAAAAAAGGGAATTATGTTGGAGATATAGGATATTCTATACAATCTTGTATTGAAAATGATGGATATAGTGTAGTAAAAAATCTTGTAGGTCATGGATTAGGAAAAAAAATGCATGAAAATCCTCAAATACCTAATTTTGGAAAAAAAGGGAAAGGTTTAAAATTAAAGGAAGGTTTTGTTCTTTCTATAGAACCAATGGTTAATAAAGGAAATCCTGAAATTATTTTTCATAAAGATGGTTGGACTATTACAACTTTAGATAGAGATCTTTCTGCTCATTTTGAACATAATGTAGCTATTGTTGATGGACTGCCTTGTTTACTTTCTACTTACCGTTATATTTATAATGAACTTAATATTCATTCTTTAGAAGAAGTACCCTTTCAAAATGAAAAAATTTATATTGATAATTTTTAATTAAATTTTTGAATTTTAATTGTAATTTGTTATTAATTAATATAATTTGTTTCCTTTGTATATTCTCAAAAAAATTGAAATAAAACATGCCTACTATACAACAATTAATTAGAAAGGGAAGATCATCTATTTTAAAAAAAAGAAAATCTGTTGCATTAGGATTTTGTCCTCAAAAAAGAGGTGTTTGTACACGTGTTTATACAACTACTCCAAAAAAACCTAATTCTGCTATGCGAAAAGTTGCTCGTGTTCGTTTTACAAATGGTAAAGAAGTTATTTGTTACATAACTGGAGAAGGTCATAATCTTCAAGAACATTCTATAGTATTAGTCAAAGGAGGTAGAGTAAAGGATTTACCAGGAGTAAAATATAAAATAGTCCGAGGAGCTCGTGATACAGCTGGTGTAAATGGAAGAAAAAAGAGCAGAAGTAAGTATGGAGCTAAAATTTCTAAAAAAGAAAAATAATTTCTATCTAAAATGAGAAAAATAAAGAAAAAAAGAAAAATATATTTTCCTGATCCAAAATTTAATGATCCTCTAGTATCTCGTTTTATTAATCATTTAATGAAAAATGGAAAAAAAAATCTAGCATATAAAATATTTTATGATGCTATGAAAAAAATAGAAAAAGTTAAAGAAAAAGAAGAAAAATCAGCATTAGAAATATGGAAAAATGGATTAAAAAATGTAATGCCTCATGTAGAGGTAAAAAGTCGTCGTATGGGAGGATCTAATATTCAAATTCCTATTCCTATTTCTTCCAATAGTAAAATAACAAAAGCTATGAAATTACTTATATCTTGTGCATCTATTAGAAATGAAAAAAAAATGTCAAGTAAGTTAGCTTTTGAAATATTAGATGCACATAAAGAACAAGGAGAAGCCGTGAAAAGAAAAGAAAATATCCATAAAATGGCCGAAGCTAATAAAGCTTTTTCTCATTTTAGATTTTAGAAAAATGGAAAGGAACTTAAAATATACAAGGAATATAGGAATTGCGGCACATATTGACGCAGGTAAAACTACAACTACAGAAAGAATTTTATTTTATACTGGAATAAATCATAAAATTGGTGAGGTCCATGATGGTGCTGCAACAATGGATTGGATGTTACAAGAACAAGAACGTGGAATTACTATTACTTCTGCAGCTACATTTTGTGAATGGATATACAAAAATAAAAAATATCAAATTAATATTATTGATACTCCTGGTCATGTTGATTTCACTGTAGAAGTAGAAAGGTCATTGAGAATATTAGATGGAATGGTGGTTTTATTTAGTGCAGTAGATGGTGTAGAGCCTCAATCAGAAACAATATGGAGGCAAGCAGATAAATACAATATTCCTAGAATAGCTTTTGTAAATAAAATGGATCGTCAAGGATCAGATTTTTTTAATGTTTGTTTACAAATGAAAAAAATGTTGGGAGCTAATTCTATTCCATTACAAATTCCTATTGGAGATGGAGATAATTTTATTGGAGTTGTAGATTTAATATCTAATAAAGCTATTATATGGGATGAAAATAATTATGGTATTACCTATCAAGAAGGGCCTATTCCATTTAAAATGAAGAATATTGTAAAAAAATATCAAAATAAGATTATTGAATCTTTATCGGAGTATGATGATGTGATTATGGAAAAATTTTTGTATAATTCTTCTTCTATTTCTGAAGAAGAAATTATAACTTCTTTGCAAAAGAATACAATAAATATGAGGATAATTCCTGTATTTTGCGGTTCTTCTTTTAAGAATAAAGGAGTACAAGCAATGTTAGATGGAGTATGTCGTTACCTTCCTTCTCCTCTTGAAGTTAAAGATATTGTAGGAGTTAATCCTATTAATCAAAAAATAGAAACGAGAAAAGCTAGTGAAAAAGAACCTTTTTCAGCTTTAGCGTTTAAAATATCTAGTGATCCATTTGTAGGGCGTTTAGCTTTTTTTAGAGTATATTCTGGGAGAGTTCATGCTGGATCATATAGTTTGAATACAAGATCTGGAAATAAAGAGCGTATTTCTAGAATATATCAAATGCATGCTAATAAACAAAATCCTATTTGTAGGATTGGCGCAGGAGATATTGCTGCTATAGTAGGATTTAAAGATATTAAAACAGGGGATACTTTATGTGATGAAAAATTTCCAATTCTTTTAGAGAGTATATCTTTTCCAGATCCAGTTATTGGTATAGCTATTGAACCTAAACTTAAGTCAGATATAGATAAAATGAGTTTAGCACTATCTAAATTAATGGAAGAAGATCCGACTTTTCAAGTACGTACGGATAATTATACTGGACAAACTATTATTTCTGGGATGGGGGAATTACATTTAGAAATTCTTGTAGACCGTATGAAAAGAGAATTTAAAGTAGAAGTTAATCAGGGAAAACCACAAGTAGAATATAAGGAAGCTTTAACAGATTTAGTAGAACATAGAGAAATTTATAAAAAACAAACAGGAGGTAGAGGAAAATATGCAGATATATTATTTCGAGTAGAGCCAGGACCCTTAGGTACATCTGGATTAGAATTTATTAATAAAATAAAAGGTGGAAATATACCTAAAGAATATATTCCTTCTATAGAAAAAGGATGTAAAGAAATGATGAAAAATGGTCCTTTATCAGGATATGAAATTGACAGTGCAAAAGTTACAGTATTAGATGGATCTTATCATTCTGTAGATTCGGATCAGTTATCTTTTGAAATAGCGGGAAAACTTGGTTTTAAAGAAGCCGTAAAAAAATCTAATCCTGTTTTATTAGAACCGATTATGAAGTTAGAAGTAATAATTCCAGAAGAAAATATGGGGGATATTATAGGAGATTTAAATCGAAGAAGAGGAATGATTCGAAATATGGATAATCGAAAAAATATAAAAGTGATTCAAGCATTAGTCCCTTTATCTGAAATGTTTGGATATGTTACTATATTACGTACGCTTTCTTCTGGAAGGGGAAATTCAGTTATGGAATTTTCTCATTATGATATAGTGCCAAAAAATATTATGGATAACATTATTATGGGAAATTATTATGTAACTAATCAAGAAAAAAAACAATAAAAAATAAATAATATTGATAATATGGGTCATAATATAAAAATTAAATTAAAGTCTTACGATTATAATTTATTAGATAAGTCTGCTGAAAGAATTGTAAGCTCTGTACTACCAACAGGAGTTGTTTTGAATGGGCCAGTCCCATTACCTACTGAAAAAAAAATATTTACAGTTTTACGTTCTCCCCATGTAAATAAAAAGTCTAGAGAACAATTTCTTCTTCCAACTCATAAAAGACTTTTACAAATTCATAATGCATCGTCTAAAACAGTAGATGCTTTGATGAAATTAGAATTACCAAGTGGAGTTGAAGCTGAAATTAAAGTATAAATATATAAAATGAATGGGTTAATAGGGATCCATCTTGGTATGAGTAGTTTTTTTTCCCGAGATGGAAAAAATATTCCATGTACTATTATAAAAATTGGTCCATGTTATATAGTACAGATAAAAACTATAAAACAAGATGGTTATTCATCTATTCAATTAGGAATAGAAGATAAAAAGAAAAAACATACGACTAATTCTTTAAAAGGACATTTTAAAAAAGCGGGACTTACTCCAAAAAAAAAACTTATAGAAATTAGAGATATTTCTTTGATAGATAAAAAATCTTTTAAATTAGGTAGTAAAATAAATCCAGATTTCCTTATAGAAGGAGAATTAGTAGACGTAAAAGGAATTTCTAAAGGTAAAGGATTTCAAGGTGTAGTAAAAAGACATAAATTTTCAGGAGTTGGAGAAAGAACTCATGGTCAACATAATCGTTTAAGATCACCTGGATCTGTTGGAGCAGGATCTGATCCATCACGTATTTTTAAAGGAAAAAAAATGGCTGGAAGAATGGGGGGTGAAAATGTAACTATTCAAAATTTGAAAATATTAAAAATAGATATATCTCAAAATATTTTAATATTAAAGGGGGCTGTTCCAGGAAATAAAAATTCATATTTAATGATTAAGAAAAAAAAATGGAATTAAAAATTTTGGATATTCAAGGAAATTATACAGATCGAAAAATTGAATTTAATGAAAATTTTTTTGGTAAAAAATCTTATGATCATTCTATTTATTTGGAAATAAAAAGATATTTATCTGCACAGCGTCAAGGAACACATAAATCTAAAGAAAGAGGAGATTTATCTGGAAGTACTAGAAAATTACATAGGCAAAAAGGAACTGGTGGATCTAGAAAAGGTGATATTAAAAATCCTTTATTTAGAGGAGGTGGAAGAATTTTTGGACCACGTCCTAGACATTATTTTGAAAAAATAAATAAATTAACAAAGAATTTAGTAAAAAAAACAATTATAGGATATAAACTAAAGGAAAATAAAGTAAAAATTATAGAAGATTTTCAATTAAAAATTCCAAAAACTAAATTTATATTGAAAATATTGAAATTTTTAAAATTAGAAGATAAAAACTCATTAATGATAATTGGAAAACCAAATAAAAATTTATATTTATCATCTAGAAATTTAAAAAATTTTAAATTATTAAATATCAATGAATTAAATAGTTATTCTTTATTAAATTCTTTATATATTATTTTGTCCGAAAATTCAATGGAAAAAATTTATGAAATATTGAATAATTAGTTATATATGATTTTAATAAAACCTGTTATTACGGATAAATCTTCTATGAATGAAGAACAAATTTGTTATACTTTTTTTGTATGTATAAAAAGTAATAAAAATCAAATTAAAAAAGAAATAAATAAAGTATTTGGTGTTACTACAAAAAAAATTCGAACTATAATTTATCCTAGAAAAGATAAATCTAAATATACTAAAAAAGGATTTCTATATGGAAAAACAATTAGATTTAAAAAAGCTATTATTCAATTAAAAGAAAATCAAAAAATTGATTTTATTAATCAAAAAAAAATCTAAATGTCAGTTAAAAAAATAAAACCTACAACACCTAGTCAACGGTTTAAAATTATCAATAATTTTGATGAAATTACAAATTTTAATCCAGAAAAGTCTTTGACGAAAGGAAAATGTAAATCTGGAGGTAGAAATAATTTTGGAAGAATGACTATGCGTTATGTTGGAGGGGGACATAAAAAAAAATATAGAATTATTGATTTTAAAAGAAGAAAATTTGGAATATCTGCTATTATAAAATCTATAGAATATGACCCAAATCGATCTTCTTTTATTTCTCTTTTACATTATAAAGATGGAGAAAAAAGTTATATTATAGCTATAAATGGATTTAAAATAGGACAACAAGTGATATCTGGAAAAGAAGTTCCTTTTAATATAGGTAATTCTACTTTTTTAAGTGAAATTCCATTAGGAACAAATATTTCTTGTATAGAATTAATTCCTGGACAAGGTGCTAAAATAGCTAGAAGTGCAGGATCTTATGCTCAATTATTTGCAAAAGAAGGAAAGTATGCAACTATAAAATTTCCTTCTGGAGAATTAAGAATCGTCATGGTTTCTTGTATGGCTACTATCGGTATAGTTTCCAATTTAGATCATCAGTTAGAAATATATGGAAAAGCTGGTAAAAAACGCCATCTTGGAAGAAGACCTAGAACTAGAGGAGTAGCTATGAATCCAGTAGATCATCCAATGGGAGGAGGAGAAGGTAAAGCTTCTGGTGGAATACCTAGAAGTAGAAAAGGATTACCTTCTAAAGGATTTAGAACACGTAATAAAAATAAATATTCAAATAAATATATTTTACAAAGAAGAAAAAAATAAATTTTTTATATTATGGCAAGATCATTAAAGAAAGGACCATTTGTTTCTCAACAATTGTATAAAAAAGTTTTGAAAAATATTAAACTTGAAAAAAAATCTATCATTAAAACATGGTCCAGACCATCTACAATTCTTCCAGATTTTGTAGGACAAACTTTTGCGGTTCATAATGGAAGACAATTTATTAATGTGTATATTACAGAAAATATGATTGGTCATAAATTAGGTGAATTTTCTCCTACTCGTACTTTTAGAGGCCATTCCGGTTCTAAAAATAGATTAAAGGTAAAAAATTAGAATTTTCTTAAAAAAAATGAATTTTAAAGAACAAACTATTGTTTCAGGATCTTTAAATAGAATTCGTAGTTCTCCAAGAAAAATAAGATTAGTAGTTGATATTATTCGAAATAAAGAAATTAAAAATGCTTTGGATATACTAAAATATAGTAAAAAACATAGAATTTCTATTTCATTAAGAAAATTGCTTATTTCTATATTATCCAATTATAAGAAAAAATATATGGAAGATGATATTGATGAAAAATCTTTATATATAAAGGAAATTAGAGTTGATCAAGGAAAAACTTTAAAAAGATTACGTCCTGTACCTCAAGGTAGAGGTCATAGAATTAGAAAAAGATCAAGTAATGTAGTAGTTACTTTAGGAAAAATAAAATAAATGTAATGTAAAATATATATGGGACAAAAAACAAATCCAATTGTTAATCGATTGGGGATTGTTATGGGATGGCAATCTAGTTGGTGTAATAATTATAAGGATAGAATACAAGAGGATTTTAAAGTTAGAAGGTATATAGAAGCTCGTTTACTTAAAGGAATTGTTTCTCGAGTTTTTATAGATAGAACTTTGAAATTTATAACGATAACTATTAGAACTTCGAGACCAGCTCTTGTTATAGGAAAAAGAGGGGAAGAAGTGGATACTATTAGAAAAGAATTAAGAAAATTGACTAAAAAAGAAGTTCAAATTAATATATCTGAAGTAAGAAGACCAGAATTAGATGCACCTCTAGTAGCTAAAGGATTAGTTAGACAATTGGAAAATAGAATATCTTATAAAAAAGTAATTAAATTATCTATTATCTCAGCTATGAGAATGAATGCTCAAGGTATAAAAATTCAGATTTCTGGAAGATTGAATGGATCTGATATGGCTAGACGAGAATCTTATAAAGAAGGGAGAATTTCTCTTGGAACTTTTCGGGCAGATGTAGATTATCATATGGCAGTAGCTCATACAGTTTATGGAAGCATCGGGGTAAAAGTTTGGATTATGAAAGGAGAAATATATGGAAAAAAAGAATTATCTCCATTATTTGGATTACAACAAAAAAAATCACGTTTTTATAATAATAAATTTTCTTCTTTTAATAGAAATAAAAAAGTATAATTTTATGATTTTATTATATAATTAATTTGATTATATAGTTATTATTTTTATTTATGTTACAACCAAAAAAAACAAAATATAAAAAAAATCAAAAAGGAAGAATACGTGGTAATGCTTCAAAAGGGCTTATTCTTTCAAGAGGATTATATGGAATAAAAGCAATGGAAGGTGCGTGGATTACATCTAGACAATTAGAAGCTGCTCGTGTAGCGGCTACTAGATATATGAAAAGAGAGGGAAGATTGTGGATAAATATTTTTCCAGATAAACCAATAACAAAAAAACCACAAGAAGTTCGTATGGGAAAAGGAAAAGGTCCTGTAGAATTTTGGGTATCTGTTGTTAAGCCTGGAAGAATATTATTTGAAATAGATGGTGTAGAAATGATAATTGCTAAGGAAGCATTAAGATTAGCTTCTCAAAAATTTCCTATAAAAATGAAATTTATTTTTTCAAAAGAATTTGTAGAATGAAAAAATATTCGGAAATTCAAATTTTATCTGTTAATGATATTCAAACGAATATAAAAATTCAAAAAAAAAATTATCAAAAAATGAAATTTGATCAAGTTTTAAATTTAAAAAAAAA
The nucleotide sequence above comes from Blattabacterium clevelandi. Encoded proteins:
- the rpsB gene encoding 30S ribosomal protein S2 — encoded protein: MKANTQDLLKAGVHFGHISRKWNPKMRPYIFMKKGGFHIIDLSKTVIKLDQACQELKKIVTLGKKILLVGTKAQAKEKVFFYAKSVNMPCVTERWLGGFLTNFTTIRKSVKKMNSIEKMKKNGTFDTLSKKERLLINRLYAKLYRNLGSISFMNHLPGGIFLIDPLKEKIALSESIKLNIPIFAMVDTNTDPNGIDYPIPSNDDSSKSIDMILQFITKSIQQGLLLLKNNEREEKEFINEKL
- the tsf gene encoding translation elongation factor Ts; protein product: MKISIFQIYKLRKITGIGIMDCKIALTKTNGNFEKAIDFLRKKGEKIAINRSSLKVKEGAVISFINVDQTSGTIIGLSCETDFLSRSSDFLNFLSKLSEKSFLYNTKEDFLSSLDHGQSIREMIFEKISVFNEKLELKIFEKINSPFVINYTHNNKIASLVGFSSEIQKSIAKNIAMHITAMNPIAIDKKEIPENLMQKELEIIRFQIEKEKQPDQIKKKIILGKIKKFIMDNTLLNQRYIKDNKITIQEYMNRSFSKNIKINSYKRISIS
- the gpmI gene encoding 2,3-bisphosphoglycerate-independent phosphoglycerate mutase, which encodes MKKLILIILDGWGLASSEKYYRSAIHMAKTPFIDYCYKHYPFSQLQASGLSVGLPEGQMGNSEVGHINLGSGRKVIQSLEEINNSIQNKLFQKKVNSIFDYVLDTKKRIHFIGLLSDGGVHSHINHLFYLLKIVHQKRIKNVFVHAFTDGRDTSPKKGIFYLKNLLSFMKKNIGKLSSVIGRYYSMDRDKRWERTKIAYDAIVHSKGYYCKYDNILRYIEDSYNKGITDEFLKPIISIDNFGNPISKIKKEDVVFCFNFRSDRSRQLTEFLTNNLEKNSKSNSLFKIDELNLYYITMTCYNPEYKNVYVLFKKKNLSNTLGEILEKEGKKQIRISETEKYPHVTFFFSGGREIPFFGETRILCKSPKVSTYDLKPEMNAKQIVNKIIPELKRKEVDFICLNFANPDMVGHTGKMKETIKACEFVDYCTKICSEEAIKNSYTVIIVGDHGNADYMINSDGSPNTSHSNSFVPFILLDQMFKNNKNILLKKIASLSDVTPTILQLMNLPKPNMMNGISIIKKIIK
- the map gene encoding type I methionyl aminopeptidase; translation: MVKTIEEIILIKKSAFLASKTLGMLTKKVKPGINTLYLDKLAETFIRDHGGTPAFLGLYDFPNTLCVSPNYQVVHGVPNQNPLYEGDILSIDCGVYMNGFYGEHAYTFEVGNVSNNIKKFLNCSKKSLYIGLSKCKKGNYVGDIGYSIQSCIENDGYSVVKNLVGHGLGKKMHENPQIPNFGKKGKGLKLKEGFVLSIEPMVNKGNPEIIFHKDGWTITTLDRDLSAHFEHNVAIVDGLPCLLSTYRYIYNELNIHSLEEVPFQNEKIYIDNF
- the rpsL gene encoding 30S ribosomal protein S12; protein product: MPTIQQLIRKGRSSILKKRKSVALGFCPQKRGVCTRVYTTTPKKPNSAMRKVARVRFTNGKEVICYITGEGHNLQEHSIVLVKGGRVKDLPGVKYKIVRGARDTAGVNGRKKSRSKYGAKISKKEK
- the rpsG gene encoding 30S ribosomal protein S7; the encoded protein is MRKIKKKRKIYFPDPKFNDPLVSRFINHLMKNGKKNLAYKIFYDAMKKIEKVKEKEEKSALEIWKNGLKNVMPHVEVKSRRMGGSNIQIPIPISSNSKITKAMKLLISCASIRNEKKMSSKLAFEILDAHKEQGEAVKRKENIHKMAEANKAFSHFRF
- the fusA gene encoding elongation factor G, producing MERNLKYTRNIGIAAHIDAGKTTTTERILFYTGINHKIGEVHDGAATMDWMLQEQERGITITSAATFCEWIYKNKKYQINIIDTPGHVDFTVEVERSLRILDGMVVLFSAVDGVEPQSETIWRQADKYNIPRIAFVNKMDRQGSDFFNVCLQMKKMLGANSIPLQIPIGDGDNFIGVVDLISNKAIIWDENNYGITYQEGPIPFKMKNIVKKYQNKIIESLSEYDDVIMEKFLYNSSSISEEEIITSLQKNTINMRIIPVFCGSSFKNKGVQAMLDGVCRYLPSPLEVKDIVGVNPINQKIETRKASEKEPFSALAFKISSDPFVGRLAFFRVYSGRVHAGSYSLNTRSGNKERISRIYQMHANKQNPICRIGAGDIAAIVGFKDIKTGDTLCDEKFPILLESISFPDPVIGIAIEPKLKSDIDKMSLALSKLMEEDPTFQVRTDNYTGQTIISGMGELHLEILVDRMKREFKVEVNQGKPQVEYKEALTDLVEHREIYKKQTGGRGKYADILFRVEPGPLGTSGLEFINKIKGGNIPKEYIPSIEKGCKEMMKNGPLSGYEIDSAKVTVLDGSYHSVDSDQLSFEIAGKLGFKEAVKKSNPVLLEPIMKLEVIIPEENMGDIIGDLNRRRGMIRNMDNRKNIKVIQALVPLSEMFGYVTILRTLSSGRGNSVMEFSHYDIVPKNIMDNIIMGNYYVTNQEKKQ
- the rpsJ gene encoding 30S ribosomal protein S10, which encodes MGHNIKIKLKSYDYNLLDKSAERIVSSVLPTGVVLNGPVPLPTEKKIFTVLRSPHVNKKSREQFLLPTHKRLLQIHNASSKTVDALMKLELPSGVEAEIKV
- the rplC gene encoding 50S ribosomal protein L3, producing MNGLIGIHLGMSSFFSRDGKNIPCTIIKIGPCYIVQIKTIKQDGYSSIQLGIEDKKKKHTTNSLKGHFKKAGLTPKKKLIEIRDISLIDKKSFKLGSKINPDFLIEGELVDVKGISKGKGFQGVVKRHKFSGVGERTHGQHNRLRSPGSVGAGSDPSRIFKGKKMAGRMGGENVTIQNLKILKIDISQNILILKGAVPGNKNSYLMIKKKKWN
- the rplD gene encoding 50S ribosomal protein L4 encodes the protein MELKILDIQGNYTDRKIEFNENFFGKKSYDHSIYLEIKRYLSAQRQGTHKSKERGDLSGSTRKLHRQKGTGGSRKGDIKNPLFRGGGRIFGPRPRHYFEKINKLTKNLVKKTIIGYKLKENKVKIIEDFQLKIPKTKFILKILKFLKLEDKNSLMIIGKPNKNLYLSSRNLKNFKLLNINELNSYSLLNSLYIILSENSMEKIYEILNN
- a CDS encoding 50S ribosomal protein L23 produces the protein MILIKPVITDKSSMNEEQICYTFFVCIKSNKNQIKKEINKVFGVTTKKIRTIIYPRKDKSKYTKKGFLYGKTIRFKKAIIQLKENQKIDFINQKKI
- the rplB gene encoding 50S ribosomal protein L2; its protein translation is MSVKKIKPTTPSQRFKIINNFDEITNFNPEKSLTKGKCKSGGRNNFGRMTMRYVGGGHKKKYRIIDFKRRKFGISAIIKSIEYDPNRSSFISLLHYKDGEKSYIIAINGFKIGQQVISGKEVPFNIGNSTFLSEIPLGTNISCIELIPGQGAKIARSAGSYAQLFAKEGKYATIKFPSGELRIVMVSCMATIGIVSNLDHQLEIYGKAGKKRHLGRRPRTRGVAMNPVDHPMGGGEGKASGGIPRSRKGLPSKGFRTRNKNKYSNKYILQRRKK
- the rpsS gene encoding 30S ribosomal protein S19, encoding MARSLKKGPFVSQQLYKKVLKNIKLEKKSIIKTWSRPSTILPDFVGQTFAVHNGRQFINVYITENMIGHKLGEFSPTRTFRGHSGSKNRLKVKN
- the rplV gene encoding 50S ribosomal protein L22; translated protein: MNFKEQTIVSGSLNRIRSSPRKIRLVVDIIRNKEIKNALDILKYSKKHRISISLRKLLISILSNYKKKYMEDDIDEKSLYIKEIRVDQGKTLKRLRPVPQGRGHRIRKRSSNVVVTLGKIK